A stretch of Miscanthus floridulus cultivar M001 chromosome 13, ASM1932011v1, whole genome shotgun sequence DNA encodes these proteins:
- the LOC136502001 gene encoding uncharacterized protein, producing the protein MGPSSQRLRHLLPPQADATSLSVHGETASSRHPSPPRALSLEPDRDQHAPPCPRPHSASPSFFPLHFFLLAKSPATIPSMAALAEPSPQASASIKTARALRVCDVVALPLPMASIPLQRPHSPLPPLSSSSISAHSSAAGSPAAGIREILLVRDAGEQERESSAPSSWRPELGQFDGWESSGEEQRERWGWCHRSRHGTQGRRRRHCGRHRPLYPPLACRDMPVAAAAEVTVDTSTSSASTHSGKRLSLGHQQDVADGHELGVEADFAFCSSASMAVCGPRPSRTMFKDGVAPDAVVLNMAIAACAQAGRWRGWHGRTECGQMAAMLGALSA; encoded by the coding sequence ATGGGGCCAAGCAGTCAGCGGCTccggcaccttcttcctcctcaagcTGACGCCACCTCCCTTTCCGTCCACGGCGAGACGGCATCGAGCCGGCATCCCAGCCCACCGCGCGCCCTATCTCTCGAACCCGACAGAGATCAGCACGCCCCGCCATGTCCGCGCCCTCACTCCGCCTCACCTTCCTTCTTCCcccttcatttttttcttcttgcgAAATCTCCGGCCACCATTCCTTCCATGGCCGCCCTGGCCGAGCCCTCCCCGCAGGCCTCTGCCTCTATAAAGACCGCGAGAGCTCTGCGTGTGTGCGATGTTGTCGCCTTGCCACTCCCCATGGCCTCCATCCCGCTCCAGCGCCCACACTCGCCGCTGCCGCCATTGTCGAGCTCGTCGATCTCCGCACACAGCTCGGCGGCGGGGTCGCCGGCTGCTGGGATCCGCGAGATTCTCCTCGTGCGAGACGCCGGGGAGCAGGAACGGGAGAGCTCggcgccaagttcatggcggccGGAGCTGGGCCAGTTCGACGGGTGGGAGAGCTCCGGGGAGGAGCAACGGGAGCGCTGGGGCTGGTGCCACCGCAGCCGCCACGGAACCCAAGGGCGCCGCCGACGACACTGTGGTCGCCACCGGCCGCTGTATCCGCCTCTGGCCTGTCGGGACATGCCGGTCGCCGCCGCTGCCGAGGTCACTGTCGACACCTCCACCAGCAGCGCCAGCACGCACAGCGGTAAACGTCTCTCTCTCGGTCACCAGCAGGATGTTGCCGATGGCCATGAGCTTGGTGTCGAGGCGGACTTCGCCTTCTGCTCCTCGGCTTCCATGGCTGTCTGCGGACCACGGCCGTCGCGGACCATGTTCAAGGACGGGGTGGCCCCGGACGCGGTCGTGCTAAACATGGCCATCGCGGCGTGCGCGCAGGCAGGGCGCTGGAGAGGATGGCACGGGAGGACAGAGTGCGGCCAGATGGCGGCAATGCTCGGGGCGCTGTCCGCGTGA
- the LOC136502036 gene encoding methionine aminopeptidase 1B, chloroplastic-like has protein sequence MLQPSVTTDEIDRAVHQMIVDAGAYPSPLGYGGFPKSVCTSVNECTCHGIPDSRELQDGDIINIDVTVYLTYGYHGDTSRTYLCGEVDDATKQLVKVTEECMMRGTSACKHGASFKEQRISEHAEKYGYGIDPFVGHGIGRIFHCEPIIWHTYDYEPGLMVAGQTFTIGNCLLITEWPPTPCNAMQSQPCRWGARSAWCGTTAGRLWRWTAASARSSSTPCWSPATAPRS, from the exons ATGCTGCAGCCCTCTGTGACGACGGATGAGATCGACAGAGCCGTGCACCAGATGATCGTCGACGCCGGCGCTTACCCCTCCCCACTTGGATACGGGGGCTTCCCGAAGAGCGTGTGCACGTCGGTGAACGAGTGCACCTGCCACGGTATCCCCGACTCACGCGAGCTACAG GATGGAGACATTATCAACATTGATGTTACTGTCTATTTAACGTAT GGCTACCATGGGGACACCTCAAGAACATACCTGTGTGGAGAAGTCGATGACGCTACTAAGCAACTTGTGAAg GTCACTGAAGAGTGCATGATGCGCGGCACATCAGCCTGCAAGCATGGTGCTAGTTTCAAGGAACAGAGAATAAG TGAGCACGCAGAGAAATATGGCTATGGCATCGACCCCTTTGTTGGGCACGGCATTGGGAGGATATTCCATTGCGAACCCATCATATGGCACACCT ACGATTACGAGCCAGGGTTGATGGTCGCAGGCCAGACATTCACCATCG GGAATTGTTTACTGATCACCGAATGGCCACCGACtccatgcaatgcaatgcagaGCCAACCCTGTCGATGGGGAGCACGCAGTGCGTGGTGTGGGACGACGGCTGGACGGCTGTGGCGGTGGACGGCAGCCTCAGCGCGCAGTTCGAGCACACCGTGCTGGTCACCAGCGACGGCGCCGAGATCCTAA